The Calothrix sp. PCC 7507 DNA segment GGCACATTAATTTTCTGCTGTAACGCTTCGTAACGAGGACGATTTAAACGGATTTTTGCAACTATCTCTTGAGTAAGGTTTAAATTTTCTGGCTGGATGTTGCAGCTATTCCAAAGCTTCTGATATTCCGGTTTTAGATCACGAAGACGAAGTGGTATTTCTGCTGTCATTTTCGTTGCACCTCAGTGATAGCACTAGATTTTTTTTAGTATCAGGGTTCTAGCTGAGATTTTTCTAGTTCTTAATTTTTTATACAAAACATTAAGTTCTTTCGGAGTCATAAGCTAGTTGCCAATACTACATTTTTTAGGTGATATTTTAGGGAAAAAATCCCAAAATCAGTGTAAATTTTTTTATACAAACAATATTTTATTTTGAAAACACTGGATTCATGGTACATAAAATTAATTTTTATTGATGAATTATTTACGTAAAAATACGCAAATATTTAGGAAAATAACAAGTAAATGACCAATTATCTAGTATATTTTTTTACTAGATTAGTATACTGAGACTAAAGTATAGATGTATATGTAATAATTTCGTTGAGGATTTGTATCTAAGGATATACTCTTAAACTGAATCAATCTACACAAATGTGTCTGTACATACTTAACAAGTAAGTAAATTGAGGCAAATGCAATATGAAACTACAAGATTTCTTGGGAACGCAAACTAAATGGAATTTTGAGGCGATCGCAGATGACGCAGATTTGACTCGTCAGATTCAGGTTCAGTTAATTGGCTTGGGACTGCTGGAACCCCCTGCTGATGGCAAGCTTGGCCCTGTTTCTGTGGCTGCGCTCAAAAAATTTCAAGATTTAACCAAGAGTGGAGAACCTGACTTTTTGGGACCAGTGACAGCTAAGAACTTAATTGAAACAAAAATAGAGGAACTACCTGAAACACCCTTAAAACTAAGCAATGGCATTGCCAGCAGGATTGTGAAATACTTGCAGGCTAACAACTATCAAGTATTCACCAGACCAAAAGAATACAATATTGTTTATATAGAGGGAATCAATGAAGATTGGAGTCTTAATGATGATACGCCCAATCAATTTAATGACCGAAGAATTGTGCTTGAAGTGGTAGACGGTGTTCCCAAAATTGTCAATCACTGGCAAGCTACCACTGAACCAGGGAGTTACTACACCTATAATCCCATGAATTCAGCAGGAGCCGCCAGAATTAAGTTTGGGCAATACAAAGCTTGGGCAGTCGGAATGCACGGGAATGCAGAGCGTCACGAAGCGTTAGTACAAGTTGCACCAATTACTGTTTGTCGAGATTTCAACAAAGATTTTAAACGGACTGGTGACAAACTTGACACAGGTCTTTTCTATGTTAATCAACACTGGGGTTATGATGCTCCTACGAATGATATCAAGAATGCCAGTGCAGGTTGTTTAGTAGGACGTAGGCGAGAGGGACATCGGGAGTTTATGGCAATCATTAAACAAGACCGTCGTTATCGAGCTAATGATGATTATGTCTTCTACACCACAGTTATTCCTGGAGATGATTTAGTCAAGACTTTCCCCGCTTAAAGTTTTGCATCTCATTTTAGGATCTAATTAATTTATACCCGCCTCTAAACAGTTAACAGTTAACAGTTAACAGTTACAGCAGATTGCAACTTGGTGAGGTACAGACTTTTATAAGGGCGAACAACCGTTCGCCCCTGCTTGAAAAATGCTGTATCACGGTTGTTGAGTTGATAACTGTTTACTGATAACTGTTAACTGTTTTATTTCATCCTCCTAAATCTCGCAGCAAGGCTTCTACCCTGGCGACACCATCTTGGTCATTTCGTCGCTGGTATAAGTCACGGGCTTTTGCAAGTAGATTGCCTGCTTGTTTAGTTTGCCGTCTTTGTTTATACATCGAACCCATTAACTCATAAGTCTGGGCGTTGTTCCGATCTAGGCTGATTGCTTGCTCATATGCCCACATAGCTGCTTCATAATCTCCTAGGCGGGCTTGCATGACACCCAATCCTAAGTAGGCATTAATGTTATTACGATTCAGCTGTATGGCACGACGATAAGCTTCTTTTGCTCCTGGTGTGTCTGCTAAATTACCTTTGATATAGCCAACAGCGTAATAAAATTCGCTACTGTTGGGATTGATAGCAAGAGCGCGACGATAAGCTGCTAGAGCTGCCTGAAAATTCCCTTGTTGAGCGTATAAGTAGCCAATACCAGAATGAATTTTGGCATTTTTGGGATCGAGGCTGAGTGCTTGTTGATAGACAGCGATCGCCCCATTATAATCACCAGCATCCACTAGTCTCCGCCCTTCTTCTAGCAGTTGCTTTAGCTCTGGATTTTTGGTTTGTGCGACCAATACCTGAGCCTGAGCCACTGAGGGGATAGTGGCGGCAAAACATCCAGATAAAAGAACACTAACTACGAATGCAGTCTGTTTGTACACAGTAAATTTCCTGAACTTGGGGGGAACTTTTTTCTTGTACATTAAAACAAAAATATTGAGTTTTGAAAACTGTATTTATGCACTTTTATAAAACGTTAATAATCTCTTGACTTTAACTCCGTATTAACTCCTAAAGCACCAGCATTTCTACTGAAAATGAAAGTATGAAATATCAATAATCAGTATATCTCCTAGATAATTATCAGGACTAGTATCAAGTGATCAATATACTACATAGGCTAACTTAGAAGACTGTATCCGATGTTTCACATATTCTTTTTTGCTCGTTCATCTGGATTCAGTCGCCACTAAATAAGAGTAATCTGAAATATAAAATGTTCCTTCAATGCCTACAATCTATTCAGGGCAAGCTCAAATCCTCTGAGACCGCGTTACTTATCAATTGATGTGTTATGGCGGTTCTCGGTCGGATGCAATACAACAGGAGGCGAGGAAACCCTGTCCCTACGGGCTTTGCGATTTAAAACTGTATCTCACTGATCTGAAAACCGCTATATCTGTGAAGCTAAGTTATGATTTTAACTACTACTGATGTGATTCAAGGGGCAGTTGTTCAGTCATATCTAGGTATTGTGACAGCAGAAGTTGTCTACGGCAGTAATTTCTTACGCGATTTTTTGGCTAGTATCCGGGATTTTGTTGGCGGGCGGACTGGCAGTTATGAGCGTTTATTTGAACAAGGTCAACGGAAAGCACTGGAAGAATTACAACAAAGGGCACAGCGCTTAGGCGCAGATGCTGTGATTGGGATTGAAATTGATACAGGTACAATCAATATTGACCAGTCAGGAGTTCTATTGCTGATTACTGCGACTGGTACTGCTGTGAAGATACGTTAGTCTTTTAAATCAGTTAACTGTTAACAGTTAACTGATTTAAATACTAGT contains these protein-coding regions:
- a CDS encoding YbjQ family protein; the protein is MILTTTDVIQGAVVQSYLGIVTAEVVYGSNFLRDFLASIRDFVGGRTGSYERLFEQGQRKALEELQQRAQRLGADAVIGIEIDTGTINIDQSGVLLLITATGTAVKIR
- a CDS encoding peptidoglycan-binding domain-containing protein, translated to MKLQDFLGTQTKWNFEAIADDADLTRQIQVQLIGLGLLEPPADGKLGPVSVAALKKFQDLTKSGEPDFLGPVTAKNLIETKIEELPETPLKLSNGIASRIVKYLQANNYQVFTRPKEYNIVYIEGINEDWSLNDDTPNQFNDRRIVLEVVDGVPKIVNHWQATTEPGSYYTYNPMNSAGAARIKFGQYKAWAVGMHGNAERHEALVQVAPITVCRDFNKDFKRTGDKLDTGLFYVNQHWGYDAPTNDIKNASAGCLVGRRREGHREFMAIIKQDRRYRANDDYVFYTTVIPGDDLVKTFPA
- a CDS encoding tetratricopeptide repeat protein gives rise to the protein MYKQTAFVVSVLLSGCFAATIPSVAQAQVLVAQTKNPELKQLLEEGRRLVDAGDYNGAIAVYQQALSLDPKNAKIHSGIGYLYAQQGNFQAALAAYRRALAINPNSSEFYYAVGYIKGNLADTPGAKEAYRRAIQLNRNNINAYLGLGVMQARLGDYEAAMWAYEQAISLDRNNAQTYELMGSMYKQRRQTKQAGNLLAKARDLYQRRNDQDGVARVEALLRDLGG